AATACCGCTACGGGCAGATGATCGAGTTGTGCAACGACATCATGCAGGGCAAGGCCGATCCTTCCAAGATCGCCGCCTTTTTGACCTCCACCGGGGCCCATTTCTGGAAAGGGGCCGTGGTGGGCGCGGCCGTGACGTTTCTTCTCACCAACAGCGCCGTGAAGTCCGCCCTGGGCGACACCTTCTCGGCCGTCTTCGGCGCGGCCAAGGGCGGCGAATAGCCGGATTCCCGCAACCATCGGCGGGCCTTCGGGCCGCGCCGCAACCAACCCGCAAAAAAAGGAACCTCGCCATGCATATCCAGCAGAAAGAACAAACCTATCCCCTGCGTCAGACCGCCCTGCCCGTGGGCGCCATCACCGCCATGGGCGCGGCCGGGGCCATCATCGGCGGCACGGCGGCCGCCGCCAAGGATCTGCGCCAGGTCAAATCCGGCGACATGACCCGCGAGGCCGCCGCCGGACACATCCTCAAAGAGGCCCTGGGCAGCGGTCTGGCCACCGCCGCCGGGGCCGTGGCCGGAACGTTTTTCCGCTCGAACATCCTGGGCCTGGCGGCCATGGCCGTGGTGGGCGTGGGCGCCAAGTACCTCTACGACGGCGTGGCCGGATTGGCCGCCGAAAAGGCCAAGTCGGCCGTCAAGAGCGCGGCCAAGACCGTAACCAAGGCCGCCGCCAAAACGGAGACCGCAAAACCGGCCAAGGCGTAGCGCCGCGACCGGAAACGCCAATCCGGCGTTTTCGGACGCACAAGGCATGGTCTGACGCGGCCAGCCGCCTGCCGTCCGTCGTCTCCGGCCGGTTGCAGCCGCATAAAAGGAGCGTACACGCATGTCCCATACCCCGAAATATCCCCCTGACGGCGGATATCCCACAGCGACAGGATATCCGGCTGCCGGCTCCCTCACCCAGGGCTGGTTCGCCGTCTCCGATCCCGGCTACATCAAGGGCGCCCTGCTCGGCGCGGGCCTGACCTACATCCTGACCAACCAGAAGGTGCAGCGGGCCCTGGTCAAGGGCGTGGTGACCGTCTGGACGGCGGTCCAGGGCGGCATCGAAGAGGTCAAGGAACAAATCCACGATGTGAAAGCCGAAATGAGCATGAAAGGCGATGCGGACAAAACCTGAAAACATACGCGCCA
Above is a genomic segment from Desulfolutivibrio sulfodismutans DSM 3696 containing:
- a CDS encoding magnetosome protein MamC; protein product: MHIQQKEQTYPLRQTALPVGAITAMGAAGAIIGGTAAAAKDLRQVKSGDMTREAAAGHILKEALGSGLATAAGAVAGTFFRSNILGLAAMAVVGVGAKYLYDGVAGLAAEKAKSAVKSAAKTVTKAAAKTETAKPAKA
- a CDS encoding YtxH domain-containing protein, which gives rise to MSHTPKYPPDGGYPTATGYPAAGSLTQGWFAVSDPGYIKGALLGAGLTYILTNQKVQRALVKGVVTVWTAVQGGIEEVKEQIHDVKAEMSMKGDADKT